CAttctactcacaagagaacatatgctacttacCTTTAAcgatgacatcgatattatAAGTCGGTCATCGGAAGCAGcagccttgtaggagctcaagaagcaaaatcgggagatcggcttatatgggagctttatcaaactatagatcgatttagaccatattacacacgcatgatgaaggtcatgggagaagccgttgtacaaaatttctgacaaatcggatgagaattgcgccctctagaggctcaagaagtcaagatcccagatcggtttatatgactgctatatcaggttatgtatagtagctttatcaggttatggaccgatttgcatagttgttggaagtcataacaaaacacctcatgcaaaatttcaaccaaatcatgggaattgcgccccctaggggatcaggaagtcaaaatccaacaTCGGTTTgtacggcagctataccaggttattaagcgatttggaccacacgcacagtagttggaagtgataaagaaatacttcgtgctaaatttcagccaaataggataacgattgcgccctctaatggctgaagaagttcggtttataatgcagctacatcaggttatgaaccgattcgaataccatacctaacacagttgtttgaagtgatactaaaactttacgtgcaaaatttcagtcaaatcggacgagaattgcgccctttagaagctcaagaaattaagacccaagatcggtttatattgcagctatattaaaacatgcaccgatttggcccatgtacaaccccaaccgacctacactaataaaaagtttttgtgcaaaaattcaagcgctttgctttactccttcgtaagttggcgtgctttcgacagacagacggatggacttggctagattgacttaaaatgtcatgacgatcaagaatatatatactttatggagtcttggacgcatattccgaggtgttagaaatagaatgacgaaattagtatacccccatcctatggtgaagggtataaaaacaaaacattttcagaCCTTCATTTTTCTAGGGCTATTTTGCGTCTTATAATTGGGTActaattgagccaaaaatgagcttcgtcgtaaagtGAAACAAGCgcccgatgaactttcttagcagagcacgcattttgattataaaatgcaataatttgcaagcattgttcatttgtaagacgatttatgccTAAATTATGGAATAAACTGAAGAtttttgacaatgaaacaaaagtGGGGGTATCAAAAGTTCCGCACATCCGAACTTTatccgtttttacttgttttttatctttAAAATCTGCTAACAAAAGACAGaaaaacaccaaatttttaGTTACATTAATCAATGCAAAAAAACAATTGTAAaatactttaatttttatttgtttctctttcgagacgagctcaatgatcggagattttctttccaAGTGGAaaagagatcacaacacacaccaaccactatggggcgcgtttcgtctttggttagaagacttttcaaccatattaggtgcgatgacttcaagggccgtgcattgatatgttgtatttgaatcgttttaattgcgaaaacgcctctatgatacaattccacattaaccacgctcgacaactttatctattagctgtactttttcccaatgcatttggttttgtgtaatgacagactttttatctgcgacaattacactacttccatgatacacgtgattctgtgcatctattGGAAGGTGTAATGATGGTTTCGAacactagacaacggcaacggctctcgctgttgctccgtgtgtctAGGTTTATTACATGTAATGAGTTGCTGTTCGTTTAATTGTCCGCTGTCAACTAGTATCTCTCTCTCCTGTGCTTTTTGACTTTAAGTTGAGTTTGCTTATCTCTGGCTCGAATTTTTAAACAAACTATGCTTACGACACACCTTAATATACACACAAAATACGGTCCCGATGCATACGCATGTTTAGTtgaaactcccatataaatcaaactTTTCAAAAGCCCTGTTCCctttttccaataaattgaaagCCATAATTAAAAGATCATCGAAATCATATCACCTTCAAGCGTTTTAAGttctttaaactattttttgccAATTACCATGGAAAAGGTCATCAAAATCCAAGCTTTCACATCATTACATTTTTCTCACGAAACTTCGCCAACAATCAAGTGATATCCACTAAGCAAATTCATCAagttttcattattattttccACGAAAATGGATTTTTCACAACTCACATCCCTTCGATATATTTATACGTCCTTGCGAAGTATATCCTGTTGTCACATTTTGTTTTCGCAGAGGCAATTAGAAAGTTCAGTGATGAGGAAGCTCACGAAGATGAACTACTCAAGTGTTACATGTACTGCATATTCGATGAAATGGATGTGTTGCATGAGGACGGTGAAGTACATCTTGAAAAGGTTTTGGATATGTTACCCGAATCTATGCATGACGTAGCAGTGCATATGGGCAAAAGGTGCCTTTATCCCAAAGGTGATACAGCTTGTGAACGAGCATTTTGGTTGCATAGTTGCTGGAAGCGATCCGATCCAGTGGTGAGTGTCATCGTAGTTGGTTTTTCAATAATTGGTGGTAAATGTAATTGTATCACCATTGCATTTCATTTGCAGCACTATTTCCTGCCATAAATCTTTATGGATCCAAGGTGCTGAATAAGCTTGATGATTGGCTTGTGCGGAATGCTGCTGCTGGGCATGAGAAAACTACTTTGAATATGCATATTTGTACAATACTAAATATTTTAAGCAAGTAATGGTAGCCATAGTCAATGGATGAGGATATTTGGTATTAAATATGGTATTATctctataaataaaatatttggtgGTCATTACCACTGGTGCTGGGATACATCTTGCCGGGAGAAAGATTCGTTTATGGAGTCATATTTTGGTATTTATATACAGCGTAGCTGACGTAGCACGAAATGTTGCCAAATTTACACTGGTATGTCAgtcaaactagaaatgacagctaAATGAAATTAGTTTTATTGACAACTCATTATAATGTTAACAAGCCACCACCCGCTTATGTTTCTGAGTTTATTTAAAGAGAAAGATATTTCTCATAGATTTCAAGCGAATTAGCGTGATTTCATTATATTAGGCTGAAAAATCACAACTGGCTATGGCTGGCGAAcccaaacacctcaaagtgaacaataTTATGGTATAGGCCACCATAAATTGATttcgcataacttttgactaAAGAATCGGGTTTCAAAACGTGATATAGCAAAATTGGTGTAAATTTTGAAAGCAATCTGTCTACAAGTTAGTAATCGGTCGAAAATGTTTTCGCAAATCAAAACATATGAGGTCAGCCTACAAGATTTTTTAACACCTACAGAGggatttttcatttgatgctagcaatttgcaaataaaattagGGGGGAGAACGTTACACTTTTTCTACAATCATTATACATATTTGGAAATGTTTTCCAGAAGACCATTGAAATTAACAAATTGTGCGGAAAAATTCCGAAAATGAATTATATATATGaggtaaaatcgaaaaaaaaaaaataaaacacattttttttaaagacgtgTTAATTTGAGGAGCTTTAGAATCGGaaccgaggccaccgtagcgcagaggttaaaatgtccgcctataacgctgaatgcctgggttcgaatcctggcaggaacatcagcaTTTTTTTTCagcgtggttatccccttctaatgctagcgactatgccatgtaaaaacttctccccaaagaggtgtcgctctgcggcgcaccgttcggattcggctgtaAAAggcggtcccttatcattgaacttaaaattgtatcggactgcactcattgatttatgagaagtttgccccagttctgtAATGGaatatgttcatgggaaaatttgcatttgcataaaatcggaacgaataaagatatcatcataatttttttcacagtttaTAGCCAGAATAGTGtgttatataataaaaataagatATGTACCAATATGCTATAAAAAGCGTTCTAAATGGCCAAAATAAGGTACACCCCACGCAAAAATGAGCCTTTTTGGTAATCTAGCTGTTTTTCAAAAGTTTAACCTTTTGCAGTTAGTTAGTAGACGTGTGTTTgtctaaatatttatataggTAGCCAAATCGGGACTTTCGCAGCATTATTCGCAGCCACTCTTAGATTGATGGAATCCtagtggatcaaagctagaggacagagtgggcctgggggtctacattgagaacccccAGGAACTGATATCTGCTTTAaacagcctgaccataatacggtcctacaggtggagatccggacgatcacagaatgcgtgaggtgtagtgctaacgcgaggacatcgagtagtgaacatctttacagacagtaaaattgctataagggcaataaaatcCAGAACGGTAACTTCACGAACAGTCCTGCAGTGTAACAAGGAGATTttagccttctctgaggatgcgaaaatccgcatcgtttgggtgccgtgccacaacggagtaagggggaatgaaaaggcagatgatttggcggtgaaggccagaggacgcagtctgagttatgggcgtgggcgacgtatgcgcatgcaaccctatgaaacagcgaaacggtcagtaggacggcgaaaatcctatggggggatccagatcgtgagaagacgaggctattactgaaaggaagtaagaaggaggtcagtatagcttttggtatcataacgggacacatccggtgcgacaagtgatagcatgtgtagggcatgcggcaacgatgatgatgagacgttggagcatttcttttgtgggcacttaggtggggacacaataccagacatgaaccaacttagaggcgtggcatggaatactattaaggattttgtaagtagcacggaattcctaacttagattttctctttcgaggttacttttttttagtatttagagagcacaacaaacCTATTactttactggcttaggtgtatatggaaagtggcatggggtggattaacatccgcaccctctttttaacctaacctaacctagttctcttttaaatataacaagtaaaagcgtgctacaatcgaccgggctgaatcttggaaaccctccaccatggattctgctacaaatgtatacaaaataaatttagttgaagggcataataattccacataccaaacgtctgtcaaaccagcaaaaattaaaaaatctaggaaccgaacaaggatgatcgagaaaccggtttaaatgggaacaatatcaggttatatactgatttggaccgtatttggcacagttgttcgaagtcgtaacagaacatcagccctatcggacaaaaattgcggcttgtaagggctcaagaagtcaaatcgggagttcggtttatatggatagctcccatatggtgtcaggttttacaccgattcggaccgctcTTAGCATAgttttggaagtcttaacagaacattaaatgcaaaatttcagccaaatcggacaaaaattgtttcttgtaagggtttaagaagtcaaatcgggagataggtttatatcggAGTTATATCGTATCAGGATacacaccgatttaaaccgtacatggcacagttattgagtcACAACAGagcacaacatgcaaaatttcagccaaatcggacaaaaattacggtttccaggcgctcaaaaagtcaaatcgggcgttcgg
This Stomoxys calcitrans chromosome 2, idStoCalc2.1, whole genome shotgun sequence DNA region includes the following protein-coding sequences:
- the LOC106093109 gene encoding general odorant-binding protein 83a → MRAMALLYGTLLVAIIFMAGAQSQQAPRRDETYPPPEFLAKLKPVHDTCVGKTGVTEEAIRKFSDEEAHEDELLKCYMYCIFDEMDVLHEDGEVHLEKVLDMLPESMHDVAVHMGKRCLYPKGDTACERAFWLHSCWKRSDPVHYFLP